The Leisingera daeponensis DSM 23529 genome includes the window GATCAGTTCAGGCTGTGCGACGTGCATGCGCGCTTCTGCAATAGATTCCAGGATCAAGGGCATGTTCCGGATGGACACCCGCTCCTCCAGCAACAGCCGCAGGACCGCATGAAGCGTGTCCATCGGCACCTTGTCCGGCACCAGCGAATCCAGCAGCTTGCGGTTCGCCTCGGAGCGGAAGCGGTCGGACAGCTGTGTCATTTCATCCAGCAGGCGGCGCAGGGATTTGAGCGTCAGCAAGCGGCTGAAGTTCTGCTTGATGACCTCCAGCAAATGGGTTGCCAGGATTTCCGGCGGCGTCACCACGGTGGCGCCGGCCAGCGCCGCCTGTTCCTGCGACTTGGCAGAAATCCAGCGTGCCGGTGCGCCATAGACCGGCTCCGTCACATCTGTGCCGGAGGGCAGCGCATCGTGATTGTCGGGCATCAGGGCCAGGACCATTTCGGGATGCAGCGTGCCGCGCACCTGTTCGACGCCCTGCACCTTGATCACATAGGTGCCCCGCTCCAGATCATGCTGATCGGTGAGGCGGATTTCGGGCAGGATCAAACCGAATGTGGTGGCGATGTGGGACCGCATATTTGCGATCCGCGCGTCCAGGCCGGTGCCCTCGTCCAGCACCATGCTGACCAGGTCGGGCGCAAACTCCAGATGCAGATCATCAAGATCCAGAATGTCGCCCAGCGGCCGCGAAACCGAAGCATCGGAGGCTTCCTCGATCTTTTCCTCGATCTCGGCTTCTGCATCGTCCCTTTTCTTCTTGGCCATCCGGAAGGCGGCATAACCCAAGACGCCGCCGCCGGTCACGAAGGGGAGAAATGGCAGGCCCGGCACCAGCGCAAACAGCACCATCAGCACGGAAACGGTGGTCAGAGCTGCCGGGTGGCGGCCGAACTGTTCGAACAGAGCAATGTCGGTGGCGCCAGTGGTGCCGCCGCGCGCCAGCAGCAGTGCCGCGGCGATAGAAATGATCACCGAAGGGATCTGCGAGACGAGGCCGTCCCCTACCGTCAGAATGGCATAGGTCTCGAACGCGCTGCCCACAGGCATACCGTGGACCAGAACCCCCATGATAAGCCCCATGACGAGGTTCAGCAGGGTGATCAGCAAGCCAGCAATGGCGTCGCCTTTGACGAATTTCGACGCACCGTCCAGCGAGCCGAAAAAGGTCGTTTCCTGCTGGTCACGTTCGCGCCGCTCCTTGGCAGTCTGGTGGTCGATGGCGCCCGCGGACATATCCGCGTCGATGGCCAGCTGCTTGCCCGGCATCCCGTCCAGGGCAAAGCGGGCGCCCACTTCGGCCATCCGCGCGGCACCCTTGGTGATCACCATGAAGTTGACGATCAAAAGAACCCCAAACACAACCAGGCCGAGGAACACGCTGCCCCCCATGACAAACTGGGCGAATCCTTCGATCACATCGCCGGCCGCATCGGTGCCGGAGTGGCCTTGGCCGATGATCAGCTTGGTGGACGAGACGTTCAGCGACAGGCGCAGCATCAGCGACGCCAGCAGAATCGTCGGGAAAGAGGAAAAATCCAGAGGTCTTTCAATGAACAGGGTGATCGTGAAGATCAGGATTGCAAGCGCAAATGAGGCCGCCAGACCGACGTCCAGCACCCAGGCAGGCATCGGCAGGATCATCATCACGATAATCGCCATCAGCGCCAGTGCCAGCAGCACGGTCGGGCTGAATAGTTGTTCCATCGTCAGCTTAGGCACAATTATGGCCCCACTTATTGAGTGCATTCAATTGGTTGGAAATCCCGCCAGAAGCCTGGCCCGGTTGCCTGATGGCTTGCCACTGCAGCAAGGGCGGAACGATCCGCAGCCGCCCGGATGCCGGGCGGGCGGAAAGCCGGGAGGCGCAGGCCGCCATCGCAGCGGCGGCTGACAGCGCAAACCGGTGCATTATGGCTTTGCAGAAAAATGTGAGACAGGCACTGGCGGCGGCCGTGGCCGCGCGTGCCGTGCGCGTTGTGTGCGCACTCAGCCCTTGCAGGCAAAGTTTTAATTTGTTTTCCGGCATTCTGCCCGTTCCAGATCAGGATTCACCCGCTCATCAGGTTACCGGCAGCCAGTTGACAAAGTGTTATCATCCAAACGCAAAGGCCGCCCCGGGCAGGGCGGCCTTAACGCAGTCAGCCTTGAGCTGGATTACTGTCTTTCTTCCGGAGCGTCCGCTGCTGTACCGATCTGGTTCAGCAAGTCGGCGATGCCGCCCCGCGTCCCCTCGCTGCTCTCCACCAGGGCGCGCGCATAGGCCAGCGGCGGCAGGCTTTCCGGATCCTGGGCGGTTTCGCCGATTTTGGTTGTGACAGACGCGACGGCCCCGAATTGCGCCCCCTCTTCCGGCTCGATTTCCTCTATCGCCCCCAGGTTTTCTGAGTGCCAGAACCCGCGGGCGGCTGCGTCTTTCTGGTTCTCGGCCAGCAGGTATTCCCCGGCGCGGCCGTATTCGCCGTTGCGCCACAAAGCCTCGGCGCGCAGGCGGTTGGCTTTGGAGCCATCCAGTCCCATCAGTTCCACCAGCGCCCGGTGCGGCTTGTCCAGGGCAAGCGCGGCTTCGGCCATCATCAGGCGGCGGGTTTCATCCTGCGGTGCCAGGGACAGCTTGTTGAGCAGTTCCTGAGCGTAGTCTGCAAACCCGAGATCAAGCAGCCGTCGGGCCACCGGCACAGCAACCGGGGCCGCCTCAGCCGCCGTAGCCCGGCCCGCAAACACCAGACCATACTGCAGAAAGGTCACATCATCCGCGCGTTCTGCCAGCAGCAGCAGCAACGGTTCCAGCGCTGCAGCCCGGGCCCCAGGTCCATCGCGTTCCGTCAGCTCTTTAAGCTCCTGAAACGCATCGTGGAACTGTCCTGTCAGTGCCAGCGATGCGACATGCGCCTTGCGCAGGTCTGCGCCAAGCTCCGTGTCCCGGTTTTCCAGCTCGTAGGAAGCAATCAGGTCCGGCACATCCGGCGACAGCGCTTTGCGCTCTTTCACACTGAGGGCAACCAGGTCGATCAGCGCGGCTGGAGCGTTCCCGGTGCGCTCCGCCACTTCGCTGGTCAGCTCTTCAGCGACTTTCTCAGTGTCGCCCTCTAGTTCTGCAATCGCCGCCTCGGCCAGATTGATTTCCGGCACTTCTTCGATTCCGGTCCGGTCCACGGCCCTCAGCACCGCTTCAGCGACATGGTGATCGCCGGCCTCGGCGAACATCTTGCTCAGCCGCGGCCCCAAATGCACCCGCAGGTGCGTGGGCAACTTCGAAAACGCTTGCTGGATCGCATCGGTGTTCGAGTTCTTTTTGACCGCGCCGTCGGCCAGCGCGCCCCAGAAAGCGCTGTTGCTTTCGCAGGCCTGCTGCCCCGAGAACGGGTTTTGAGGCGGAAGATCAACGCCATCCATCAGCAGGGCCATCGCCTCCAGCACAGCCGCATCCGCGCTGCCCCGCTCTGCGGCCGGAAGGATTTCCAGCATGGAGCGGGCTTCGGCACCAAAGCCGAAATAGAGATAAATCCGGGTAAGAGCGAGAACCCCAGCCGGGTTCACGTCGTCGAACTCCTGGACAAGCGCGTTGCGCAACGGTCCGATCTGATCGGCAAACGGGCTCTCATTGCCCCAGGTGTGAATTGCCACGACCCTGTCTGAAATGCAGTGCGCCGCCTCGTCTCGGCCCTCTGCCAAGGCGGCCATCAGGCCAGTTTCGCGGTCGATTGCCGAGGTGACAGAGATGTGGTCAAGCGGGTTCAAAGGCCGGTCCGAACGGCCCAGAGGATCGAGGCCGGCTGCAGTGCCGGCGCCAGGAAGCCCGTCCGCCGCAACGCTGACTAGCCCCTGGTTCGCTGCCCGTCCGATCTGCTGCAGCAACCGCCGCTCGGATTCCTTGACCACCGCAGCGCGTTCAGTCTCCTCCATATTGAGCAGCATACCGGCATCCGGCAGCCGCGGCAGCATAGCTGCGGCAACATCTTCCGCGGCCGCCGGGATGCTACTGCCGTCCAGCGGCAGAACCATTTCAGTTGCCGTCTGCTCTTCAGACCCAGCAGGTTCAGGTTCGGGGCCAGCCGTCCCGGCACGGTTTTGCGGCCGGACTGTGCGTGCCGGTTCAGACTGCCCGGCAACCGCGGCAGCCAGTTCCAGCGCCATCCGTGCGTCTGCCGCGGCCGACCGGGAAAAACTGAAACGGTAGCCGCCGCCCGCAACCGGTGTGGTGATCGGAAGAATGCTGCCCGCTGTGGTGTATTGCGGCTGCGGCGGGGGTTTGCCGCCATCGCGGATATCCACCACAAGGTAGCCGTTCTCCTGCACATAGGAGGTGACTGTGCACTCGCAGCCCAATTGCAGCCGCAGCGGCTGGCCGGGGCCGTTCTGTTCCAAAGATTGCAACCGGGTGCGGGGAATAAGGTTGAAGACGCGGGAGGTATCGAAAACCGCTTCGGGGGCATCAATGTTGACGGTCGCAGTGCTGCCGCTTTGGGTCAGCGACCAGTCCGCGCCGTTTGGCAGACGCATCACCAGGCGCGTGAACCCCTTATGCTCGCCGGAGCGGGTTACGATTGTCTGCGCCTGGACTGTGCCAGCCGTCAGAACAACGGCCGCCGCGGCAAATGCTCGCCAGATCATGCTGCGTCCTGTTTCACCGATTTGAGGGCTTCTTCCAGCTCCGAGAAGCCGGGACGGAAATGCGACGGGGTATTCTGGCGGCCGACCTCAATGCAGATCGCGGCTGCGTGGTTGTGCAGGTTGGCCACCAGCACTTCGCGGATCAGCTGGTAGAAATGCGCGTCTTCTTCGACCACGGCCTTCACCTTGCCCGCGAAGGGGGCAACAAGGCCATAAGACAGAAACACGCCCAGAAATGTCCCCACCAGGGCGCCGCCGATCAGTTTCCCCAGAACCTCGGGCGGCTGGTCGATCGAGCCCATGGTCTTGATCACGCCCAGAACCGCTGCAACGATCCCAAGGGCAGGCAGGCCATCGGCCATGGTCTGCAGCGCGTGGCTGGAGTGCAGCGCGTGGTGAAGATTGGCCTCCATCCGCTTTTCCAGCACCTCTTCAACCTGGTGCGGATCGTCATAGTTCATCGAGGCCGACCGCATGGTGTCGCAGATCAGGTTCACGGCTTCCTTGTCGCCCAGGATCTTGGGATATTTATTGAACACCGAGGAGTTTTCCGGGTCTTCGATATGCTGTTCCACCTCAACCGGATTGGCCCGGGCGATTCGGATCAGCGCGAACAGCAGACAGAGCAGATCGCGGTAGTCGTCCGGCTTCCATTTGGGGCCCTTGAATACCTTGCCGATGTCCTTGAGCGTGTGCTTGACGCCGCCCATGTCGTTGGCAATCAGAAACGCCCCGACAGCGGCGCCGCCGATCATCATCATTTCAAACGGCAGCGACTTCAGAATGATCGCCATCTTGCCGCCGGCCAGAAGGTATCCGCCGAACACCATGGCAAAGATCACCACAATGCCTACAATCCCGATCATAGGTCCACTCCGAATTCCGTTGGTTTTTATTAGTTTAGGCGAGTCGTCCTAAGGAAAGACTAAGCCCGCGTGCCCAAGTCATTCCTTGGGCACGGCTCCGTTGCGTCCGGCCAGGACCACGCTGATGGTATAGGCGGCTTCCGGGCTCAGGCCCGCCATGATCCCCGCCGCGGCCTCCGGCTGCATCCGGGCAAGGAAGCCTGCTGCGAATGCAGGGTCCATTTCCTCGAACAGGGCTGCGGCCTCCTTGGGCTTCATCTGCTCATAGACAGTGGTCAGCCGGGTCACATCCGACTCCGTCGCCCCATCGGCCAGGGCCAGGGTCGCGCGCAGCTTCTCTTCTGCCTGCTCCAGCGCCACCAGCTTCTTGTTGATCGCCTGATCGGCAATCTCCAGCGCCTTCATCCGGTCCTGAATCTCCGCCTCGCGGGCGGCCAATACCTGTTCCCGCTCCTGAAAGGCCGCCAGCATCGTCTGCAGCTCAGCAGAGGACGGCATCGATTCGCCCCGCGGCTCCCCCTTATGCGCAGGCTCATCCCGGCCCGGCTCCTTCAGACTGGCCACTTCGCGGGCAATTGCGGGCCCGGCTTCCAGTCCCAACCGCACCGCGGCAGAGCCGATCAGCAGGACCGCCAGCATCATCAGCGTGCCGCCCCGCCGCAAGCCTTTGGGTTTCTTAGCCGCCTTCGCCATTACGCCACCCGGTTCTGGCTGCGGTTATGGCGGACGAACATCAGGCCAGAGGGCTTAACCTCTTCCTGGATTTCTTCGGCCGGCTTCGATTCGGCCTCATAAGCGGCTGCCATCTCCTCATCTTCGGCCACGGGTTCCGCAACCGGAGCCGCAGGCCGGGCTTCGGGAATATCATGCATGGACGCCATCATCAGCTCCAGCCGCTGGGCCACCGATTCGGCCCGCCCGGTCAGCTGCTGCAGCGCCTTGCTGGAGCCGTCAGACACCTGTTGCGCCGACTGCAGCGACTTGTTGAGGTCATCCACCTGGGAGGACAGCACGGCGACCGCGCCGCCCACGCCCTTTTCCAGATCATTGAACCGCTTCAGCCTGCGTGACAGCACCAGACAATAGAATCCGGCACCCAGCGCTCCGGCCGCAAGCAGGATATCAGCAATAATGTCCATCCTGTCCTCCTAGTTCAGTACGAAATCCATAATCAGCAGATCACGCACCCGGCCCTGGCCGGTGGCAATGTTGATCCGCCGCAGCATCTGCGCTCTCAGTTTCGGCAGAGCCATCGGATCGGTCAGATCCTCAAGCTCCAATGCTCTCAGGTAGCTGTTCAGGACATCGACAACCCGCGGGAGGATTTTCTCGACCTCGGCCTGGTGCGCCAGGTCGACCTCAAGTTGCGCGCGGAACCGCAAATGCTTGATACCGCTGGCTTTGCGCAGGGTAATCACAATCGGGTCCATTTCGATAAAGGCAAGATTGGCGATATCCTCCGCCGTCTCACCCGTGTCCACGCCTTCTGGCGCCTCTTCGGCCGCATGCGCCGGTTCGGGCGCTGCTTTCTGACCAAAGGGAAGAAGGCCTGACTGAACGGCAAAGAATCCGCCGCCCGCCCCCGCCAGCGCCAGCACCACCCCGATGATCAGGGGCAGTTTGCCTTTCTTGGCCGGGGCATCTGCTTCTGTATCTACTGCAGCGTCTGTCATGGCTATCCCTAAAACGTCGTGCAGCTTCTTCATAACCTGCGAGGAACTAACCGAATGTTAAGGCCGATCCGTCAAAAAGGTTGCACGCCGGACAGAACGCCGGTGCGACGGAGGTTAATGTGCAGCAGATCAAGAATGTCTGGGCAGAAATGGACATGCGGAAGCGTCTCATTGCCGTGGGTGCCACGGTAATCATGATTCTCAGCGTGATCGCGATGTCCCATGTGGCAAGCAAGCCATCAATGACACTGCTTTATGCCGGGCTGGAAAGCGGCTCGGCCGGAGACGTGGTGCGGGCGCTGGAACAGCGCGGCACCCAATATGAAGTGCGCGGCAGCTCGATCTACGTGCCGTCCACGCATCGTGACGAACTTCGTATGACCCTGGCGAGCGAAGGCCTGCCGGCCAACGGCGGCAAAGGGTATGAACTGCTCGATTCGCTTAGCGGCTTTGGGAC containing:
- the flhA gene encoding flagellar biosynthesis protein FlhA translates to MEQLFSPTVLLALALMAIIVMMILPMPAWVLDVGLAASFALAILIFTITLFIERPLDFSSFPTILLASLMLRLSLNVSSTKLIIGQGHSGTDAAGDVIEGFAQFVMGGSVFLGLVVFGVLLIVNFMVITKGAARMAEVGARFALDGMPGKQLAIDADMSAGAIDHQTAKERRERDQQETTFFGSLDGASKFVKGDAIAGLLITLLNLVMGLIMGVLVHGMPVGSAFETYAILTVGDGLVSQIPSVIISIAAALLLARGGTTGATDIALFEQFGRHPAALTTVSVLMVLFALVPGLPFLPFVTGGGVLGYAAFRMAKKKRDDAEAEIEEKIEEASDASVSRPLGDILDLDDLHLEFAPDLVSMVLDEGTGLDARIANMRSHIATTFGLILPEIRLTDQHDLERGTYVIKVQGVEQVRGTLHPEMVLALMPDNHDALPSGTDVTEPVYGAPARWISAKSQEQAALAGATVVTPPEILATHLLEVIKQNFSRLLTLKSLRRLLDEMTQLSDRFRSEANRKLLDSLVPDKVPMDTLHAVLRLLLEERVSIRNMPLILESIAEARMHVAQPELICEHVRQRLGFQLVAEMKREDGTIPLVQLAPEWEDKFSTYQVDAQGAGLDIALPPDLFNRLADGLSDKLSAITDQGVFAAVVTSTRRRRYLRTILKSRGITNPVLSFEEIGLEARPALVGMVQA
- the motA gene encoding flagellar motor stator protein MotA yields the protein MIGIVGIVVIFAMVFGGYLLAGGKMAIILKSLPFEMMMIGGAAVGAFLIANDMGGVKHTLKDIGKVFKGPKWKPDDYRDLLCLLFALIRIARANPVEVEQHIEDPENSSVFNKYPKILGDKEAVNLICDTMRSASMNYDDPHQVEEVLEKRMEANLHHALHSSHALQTMADGLPALGIVAAVLGVIKTMGSIDQPPEVLGKLIGGALVGTFLGVFLSYGLVAPFAGKVKAVVEEDAHFYQLIREVLVANLHNHAAAICIEVGRQNTPSHFRPGFSELEEALKSVKQDAA
- a CDS encoding MotE family protein; its protein translation is MAKAAKKPKGLRRGGTLMMLAVLLIGSAAVRLGLEAGPAIAREVASLKEPGRDEPAHKGEPRGESMPSSAELQTMLAAFQEREQVLAAREAEIQDRMKALEIADQAINKKLVALEQAEEKLRATLALADGATESDVTRLTTVYEQMKPKEAAALFEEMDPAFAAGFLARMQPEAAAGIMAGLSPEAAYTISVVLAGRNGAVPKE
- a CDS encoding flagellar basal body-associated FliL family protein, which gives rise to MTDAAVDTEADAPAKKGKLPLIIGVVLALAGAGGGFFAVQSGLLPFGQKAAPEPAHAAEEAPEGVDTGETAEDIANLAFIEMDPIVITLRKASGIKHLRFRAQLEVDLAHQAEVEKILPRVVDVLNSYLRALELEDLTDPMALPKLRAQMLRRINIATGQGRVRDLLIMDFVLN